Part of the Quercus robur chromosome 5, dhQueRobu3.1, whole genome shotgun sequence genome, tagttcattaataaTTCTCTAAGAGTATCTCTTAACTAGACCTAAATTAAAAAGGCTCTAAATCATGCGCATGAAAGTTAGTTGTCGCTTCAATTGCCATGGACAGACAAAATTATACTATTCCAAAATGAAAAACCGTTGGTCTACATTCCTTTATTCATGTAATATTTACACTGTAAACtaaataaatgtatataatattgtgaacatatatatatatatatatatatatatacacacacatataggattgaattcaagttatacctgatgtaactttaagcaatgttacatcacttaatattttttaattggatttgaatattgataaattcaccgttagattacattatcttcatatattttctatgcttgcaaaattttaaggtgatcaaagattaatagccatgtcatcaattaattgttaaaattcaagtttttgtagtttaaaataatgcataaaagataagtttatggattaaatggtaaataaccactaattgatatgaaaattgacttgtgtgttaaaaacatatagaacatataattcaatagttggattttcaaaatattaatttaataaaaagttattgggtgatgtaatattacttagagttacatcaggtgtaacttgaatccaactcatatatatataatatcgaATGTGTAcaattcaaacatttttttttttaactcttacTCTTCACCTCTCATATAATGATCCTGTTGGCAGTGGCGGCTCCATAAATGTTTTCCATGgtgttcctcaaaaaaatttatatattgatgacaacaacaacaataataacaataaaaaaattatgcaaatacataaagttttacgACTTAAAGATTATGGAGttcagttgtggttgttgttaaTGTTGTTGAATAGGGATGGACAACAATGACTAGGAAGAGTAAGTGAgtttcttatttccttttagcctttaggtttgatttagttttaatttaaattgtttaatgaCTTGTGAATCCGCAAGGCACTGAGGCaatgctgaatttttttttttttttttaaatatttgttgaatTAAAAACGTAATCATGTTGGTGTTAGAGTAGTGATAGTCTTAGTTTGAGATGAGATTGATCTTGTACTAGGCTTTTCTGTTAGCATTTGGTTTGGGCCTTGTTAgtagttttattataattttttttccagatttttgttcaaggtttttttttgggttttttccaTGATTTTATAAACCAATACGGTGAAAGAACCAGAAAAGGGACTGGCTATTGGTTTTTTAGTTAGATCGAGATCTGACCGATGGTCTAATCAGTGatatcataaataatataattaataaaattttaaattatataaataaaaatataattagtttattactaataatatgatagcaaaatgtaaaaacattatatattttttttttgagaaacaaaaaaaaaatttgtaaaaacataatatttagTGACACTTTTTGtgtaaatttaatcaaatttcctTAGAATGGACAATTACATGTTTAATTatataatcataaaaataaaaattttattatatatataatgaattaattgatattatataaaaattaagtaacttttgaagtttattcacttaattaaataaaattactatttttttaatcaaaattatcataaaaagtaaaaagaaaagtagttgTATAATGAAAAAAGCTAAATTTACGTGATTTTGACTAATtagttttatagtatatattataatttttttgaaaaaaagtagTCGTACAATGACAGTGTATCagataaaaaagaaaccaaaaataaaaccgtAGTATAAgcttaaaagaatataaaaacatgttgttctttttgcttgaaagaccctaattattaaattgctTAAATTAtggatcaaaatttaattttattggcataaaaaaaatttaggatgctcccaaattcttttttaaaggtaaataaatataaaattttaaactataatgtataatttttttttttttttttttcaagttaggGTGGTGTTGGGGCCACCCTGCCCATAAGGTGCCACTGCCTGTTGGATGGTACCACGTGACATCACTCACTCTTTTTCACAAAACTTGCATCCGGCGGGGGAAGCTGAAAGAGATAGACAATGGTACACGTAAAACCAAACTTTATTCTATGAAAgagatattattattagtcaAATATTGTGGGGGCCTGGATTATCATTGGAGTTAGACCAATCTTCACCGTTGATCTAAAAACCCAGAAGTCTGTGGTTACATCCAACGGGTCAAGGTTGTTACTTTGAATAGAAGATCTATgatattcaaaaaaaagaaaagaatagaagaTCTATGAGATTGACCAATGTGTACGTAATTCAGTCAGTGTACCACCTAGCCTACATATTTTAGTTAAAGTCAAGTTAGTCAACATTTGTTATATATGTACTAATCAGTGGATGGCACAACTGGACAAGTGTTTTACGCACAAAGTTTCCACATAAAGTTGTAATACAACTCATAAAACTATATAGTAAAAGCAATATATGAACAAAAACTTGTAAACATATGCacttttaattgaaattttcttgaatttttttttcttaaaaaaaaaaagaaacccgtCGATTCCAATAAATATTCTGACACCCATAATAAAATAGTACTTAATGACTAAATTGTCATTGGCATGACACATCAAACGCATAcagttttgaaggaaaaagaatACTGCAGATTGGATAAGCTGTACAcatgcagttttgcttttaatggGTCTTGCACAAGTGTGCGGCGTGTATGCAAagatctagagagagagagagagagagagagagagttttgtaGAGTGTTTGAGAAAGTGAGGCTGTCAATACTCAATACCCAGAGAGATTTTTGGAGGGGAAGATGGCAAAGCTTGCTTATATTCCAGCGACCATGTTTAGCTTAATTGTGTTTGTAATAGTATTTATGTGCACAGGAGCAAACGAAGTTGAAGCACAAGCACCAGGGAGTCTTCCTGATAATGAAGGtactttttgtttatatatatttatatgttatttTGGTAATCAAGCCCAAgtttatggaattttttttttttttttttgaaagcccCAAGTTTATGGAATTGGAAATCAGTATATTGAAGTTTCAGTTTGCTCAGCTTAATGAAGTTTATATTAGCTGTTAGCAGCATCCTTATTGCCTCTGTGTTGTAACTTGGCCTCATGTGGTTAAGGGCTTGACATGCTTCCCATACTATTTAATTAGCCTTTTTAGCACTGCAATAAGACCCCATAATGAAACTGAATTTCATGGATCATCACAGAGAAACCAAGACATGACTTTTACCTTCTTCGTGGCCATATCTGGTCACATTAAATGGGTCGATTGTAGAATTATGAAACCATGCTTTGGATTTGCTTTGAGAAACCAAATTAAACGAGACCACTCTAGTTatgattcttcttcttataGAATCCCACATAGCagttaaactttattttttttataaaaataaaactataaaataaggGACCCAAGTCACTGATGGGATTGATGCATCATAAACTATCCTAGGACCATATTTGGTAATGAGAAGTTCTCTAATGTGCCAATTTCTCAATCTGAACAAAACCATTCCATTCCCAATTAGGTGCCTACAGAATTAGAGTAATAGGCCTTAACTTCAGCAATTTTCCCCAACACCAAGAACATTCCCTAGGCATTTTCATAGACCATGAATTTTGTCCTTTCAATAAGTATTACCCAGGCAACCCACAACAAGCTTGACAGGGTAAAGGCAACCAGATATTCCTCATAACTGAGGCATTATTtgaatttaggatttgaaacaGCTGTCTGGTTAACTTTTTTCCTCAGCTGCACTATCGGCACGTTCATTCCACTAGTAGGCATACTTATCAATTATTTAGGTAACAAAAAAATCCTGGTAGAGAAGTTGATGTGTTTGATGTGTGCAGTGGAAGCCCTTCAAGAAATAGCTACACAGCTGGGGAAGAAAGACTGGGATTTCAAAGTAAATCCATGCAATGACTCAAGCTGGATTACACCGGCTTCAAGTCAGAGGCCATTGTACAATAATTCTATCGTCTGCAATTGCTCCAACACGGGTGGTGTATGCCACGTGGTTAGCATGTACACTCCCTTTGCTCATATAACACAATAGTTattctattaaattttcttaTGAAGGTTAATGGCAAATAATAGCaatgaatatttgaataagATGTGTAACTTAGTTGAAAATTGGATAAACACctatttctttattttgctaaatttttctctcttttttattcattgaaTTTAAGCTAAGACAATACTTTGAAATTGTTACATAAAATTGtaatctctctctattttttattttactttaatcTTTGTTATACAGATTTCTTAAAGGGCAGGATCTTGCTGGTATACTTCCACCATCTTTGGTTAAGCTACCCAACCTTAAGGAAATGTAAGAAGGGCTTccaattatttgtttttcttgttagCCAGCAAATTAGACTATAAGCTTCTACTTACAGCAGACTTTCCTCTTGCTGACAGTGATTTGAATAGAAACTACCTTAGTGGAATGATACCGCGAGAATGGGCTTCATTGAAGTTGGAATATCTGTAAATGACTCACTACACTTTTAAGTCCAAGGTTAGCTAGTAAAAGCTAATTATGAAACTAATGAAATGACTCAAGTGCAGGTCCATCAGTACAAACAACTTATCAGGACGTATTGACTACTTGGCAAACATTACCACTCTTACAGCTCTGTATGCTCTGGATCTCTATGTTAAATAATTTCGACAATTCATTTGGTAAAGCTCTGCTGTCTTTAATTTTGGACTGTATTTCAGGACCATCGAAAGCAACCTGTTCTCTGGCCCTGTTCCCCCTGGACTTGCAAACTTGGTTGACTTGGAGTTGCTGTTAGTGTTTCTTTATCTTTAAATCACATTTGATTAGTCATTTCTAAATTCTCAATGAGTTTCATAACATAACAATAGCGTATGTTGAACTGGTCTTAAGTTTCCTTTTTTACTGCAGCGTTCTTAATGCTAACAATCTCACGGGAGAGTTTCCAGTAGCTCTCACTAGTCTgaccaaattaaaaatactgtaaGTGGTTGTAAACTTTTCAGTTTATGTACTATCTgtagcttttgatttttttttttggttgaaaaatgATCAGGTTTGTATTTCATTCTATCTTGTTTCTATCTGGCCCATATGCAGTAGGATTAGCAGTAACAACTTCACTGGAAGAATGCCTGATTCCTTTCAAAGTTGGAAACAACTTCAGAAATTGTATGTGATATTCCTTCAATTTTATGTACAGCACTTCTACTTAAAAGTCTCAGGTTTAATCTAAATCCATTGTAATTATGTCCTTAACAGAGAGATCCAAGCTAGTGGTCTTGAGGGGCCCATTCCTCCTAGCATTTCGGTCTTAAGCAATTTAACAGAGCTGTGAGTTCCGTGTTCTATGTTAAAAGTTGCTGAGTTGCATAATCTCTACAATAATTTCATGTGAttttaaactaataaaatttatagccaaagaaaataaacagtTATTGATGGCGCAATATCATGCAGAAGGATCAGCGACTTACATGGAGTAGGTTCACTTTTCCCAAACCTACGTAACATGGGAGGCCTGATAAGATTGTAAGGTttttatgttgtaaaattatCTGCAATTAGAATAATACACATGTTATTGCAATTTTGCTTATATGAAGTTGGTTTATGTTTCAGGATGTTGAGAAGCTGTAATATCTCAGGACAAATCCCTGAATATATATCAGGAATGACACAgctgaaaattttgtaatttctctgttcattattctctttaatttttagtgaattacaaaaagattgatagatattgagaaaaatattaACACTTGAAAGGTATTGAAGTTCAAAATGTGGAATTAAGCTAGCAATTGATAACTTGCTAAATTCTAATTTTTGAGACAAGAAATTTTGAGACCTTTAATTCCTATCTTGACAAATAGATTATTGTATAGTATTAGAATGAGTATCTCAAGAGATATGATCTGAATTTATTGCCTCTTTCGTCTAGTGATTGTAATTTAAACTGCCAAGACAGAATGTTAGCCAAGGATATCTACAGATAAGAACGATAATGACATTATGATGTTTAAGAAGACCTTTAATCTCATTAGTTTGGTATATACCATGAAAACCTATTACAGTCTCCAATGTGGGTGTGAGAAACTGAAAATGTTATACTACATAATACATTGATAAAAGGGTCAGGTGGAATTCAAAATTCATGATAGGAAAGAAAGAATAGTAACTTAAAATTGAGAGAGGTCATATGAAATATGAATAATAAGTAGAGTTTGGAGGACTAGCTGTATACTTTTCTCAATTTCCATAATATAACAGGGATTGAGACAATTTGTAAGGTCATTCAAGAAGAATTAAAGTTGAGACTAGCTGTTTAGGTGTTTTACACTATAAATGAACAATTGTTTTGGAGTGTTTGTAATTGGAAAAATTCTAGATGCTTGTACCCATGCTATTAGCTGCCACATGTTTAAAGACCATTTGACTGATGCCTACTTGAGTTACTCAGTACAGAAATGCCATCGTCAGATACATGCTTAGTACTCTACAATTATGAATGGAAACTATAATAGATTTAGAGCTCCATATATTAAGTATGTGAACATATTATCAGGTCCTCCATCAATCCGCTATACCtaaatttatgttattttctagGTCCATTCAAATTTAGGGAACAAGCATGTCTATAAGTTCGCCATGTTGACTTGGACAGTTATTTAGCATACTGACATCTGCTTTTTCCTTTTGCAGGGATCTTAGCTTCAACAGATTGGATGGAAACATTCCAAATTTGGAAGTTCTAACTAGTTTGGACACCATGTAAGCAATCAAAATTCATGCGTTGGCCAACTTACTACCTGATCCTGGGGGCCATTTATGTTAAGCTGGACATACTTTGTTGGCCTGCTTCCTAAAGCAATTTAACTTTTGAGATTGTTGATTTACCAACATAGTGTAAGACTCTGTTTGTCTGAAAGGTTTTTGGAATGAAACATTATGGTACAAAGTCATGTCTGAAAGGTTTCATACAAATAGAGTCAGCTcacaaaagtttaaaaacaaaatttccttttatGTACATTCAAAACAGTAACAATATTTGTGTTTCTAATCACAATGTGATGATTTGATGCTCATTGGATAGATATCTGACAAAAAACTTGCTCAGTGGGCCAATTCCAGACTGGATTAAGGGCAGAGATAGCCGCTagtatgttttctttcttaactTCTACACTGAATTTGCATGATATTTCCGTTCATTTATATTCTTTATTTGCGACAGTAGAAGCATATTCTCTTAAGGTACTAAGCATAATGTTTTATATCCGAAAATGTATATACCTAATTTAGATAATGGTTCATTTCATGACCTCTTTAGGGGTAAGTTGCGGAAAACATTCTCCACATAATGGGTTAATAACTTAATAATCCCATTTTTCTTGCAGCTTAATTTGCATTTTTCTACATGTAGCGTCACCTTGAAAGAACAGCATTATTTTGTTCCATTGTTCAATGTTTGTTATCTAGAAATGCTTAGTGGAAGTGGCCGAGtgggcctaaattgatcttgtTTTAGCTTTGATAAATCCAGTTTGAAGTTTTAGAAATGCTATATTATGGTAGATATATAGAACACAATGCTGTTATAGAATAGATGTAACATATGTCTTTCTTAGAACATCCAGAAGGATGGTATAAATCACTGAATTGGTTAATTATTTAGCTAATTATGGAAAGAAGGAACTCAGTTTGTATTAATTGGTGGTTAATATGGTCATAAGTTTGTATATAACTAAAATTTCCTCTTTCAACTTCTGTACATATTAGATCAATTGTAGGATTAAGAtcaatttatatcaaaattcaTGAAATATCAGATCAATTGTAGCATTAAAATCAATTTATACCAAAATTCATGAATATGTAATTTTATGTTTTGGAAGATTAAAGGAAATTATGTTTTCATGCAGTCAAATAGATATCTCTTACAATAATTTTTCTGAAAGCTCTGCGCCAAACACTTGTCCAGACACCATGTAAGAAACTTTTTCCTCTAAAAATCAACCTACTTGAGCTTTCAACACTTTGCTTTATTcatttacttctttttcttttctcttttttttttttttttggttgtgtggAAAGTAACTCATTTGTTATTCAACAGAAATTTGTTCAGAAGCTTTTCTAGACAGGACAACTCGTAAGCTTCTAATTTATTTAACTTCTAAGGAGAGCAGTTTTTATAATCTTATTtataatttccatttttttaaatatgctaattcttcttccttttgctTCATTTTAATCTAGAATTCTTACGGAATGTCTGAAGAATAATCCATGTTCAAAAGGTAAATATATGCTAGAATCAAACCAGCATTTAGATGCTTCAATTATCAATATAACACCTTACTCATCAAtgattttttatcaataaaacaaagattaaattattattgataattGAATATCTCctgttttgtttgattgtatCTGATTACTTTGGTGCTCTCTAGATCAGTATTCTTTGAATATAAATTGTGGTGGAAAAGCAACCACCATTGGAAATGTCAAATATGAAGCAGATTTAGAGCTAGGAGGTGCAGCAAAATTTGTTCGCATGATGACAGATGATAGTTGGGGCTTTAGTAGCACTGGAGATTTTTGGGATGTTTGGAGTAGCTCACATGACTACATAGCAACAAATGAATCTGTACTCAAAATGAATGACTCCGAATTGTACATGGATGCACGCCTCTCTCCTCTATCTCTCACATATTATGCACGCTGTTTGGCTAATGGAAATTATACCATGAAACTTCACTTTGCTGAGATTATATTTAGAGACAACCGATCCTTTTTCAGTGTTGGAAGACGGATGTTTGATGTTTATATCCAGGTACTCGAAGTCAGTCAGATCATTTTTCTTCCCTAAATGCTATAGACGACAATTTAACCTAAATACTTTGTTGTAGGAAGAACTGGTGCTGAAGGATTTTGATATTGAAAAGGAAGCACAAGGAGTTGACAAAGCAGTTGTCAGGAACTTTACAGCAtttgttgagaaaaaaattttggagatCCGCTTTCACTGGTCTGGGAAAGGGACAACGGATGTCCCAAAGAGAGGAACATATGGTCCTCTTATATCAGCTATCTCCATAGATGCTGGTAAGTACAAAAGTTGTATGTTCTGTATTCCTTCTTTTACATGGTCAGGCATTTTCTCACTCTCACTCCCACTCTttcatttttgagttttgaatgtTTCTATATCCAAAACTGCTGGATTCAAAGTAAAATACTTGAAACAATGTTAATGCACAGCTGGGTGGAAGACatacaaagattttttttttttttttttttccctttttcctctCTAATTCCATTTTTTATTACCTAACCTGTGTTTTGAACCATATAATAGTATCTGGTTTTatcttctcaaaataataataataataataataataataataataatagtatctGGTTTTACACTAGATCCACCTATGTGTATGCCATTATAGTACAATGTACAAAACCGAATGCAGTTTTACAATcactattctttgctactttccTTCTATGTAGATTTCAACCCtcctgatgataaaaaaaagaagatactCATCACAGTTGGAACTGTAGTTTTGGTGTCAAGCCTTATCCTCCTGATTTTAGGAATTCTTCGGTGGAAGGGATGTTTGGGAGGCAGGACATCAAGGGAACAAGGTAACTTAGTTTTGATATCATTGACTAGTCAGAATACTAATGAAGCAGTCTTGTAAATTTTTAAGATGTATTCTAATATCTGAAACTTGTTCCATACAGAACTGAGAGGCCTAGATCTGCAAACTGGTTTTTTTACATTCAGGCAAATTAAAGCTGCCACTAACAATTTTGATGCTGCAAACAAGCTAGGGCAAGGTGGCTTTGGAGCTGTATACAAGGTAATCTATGGTCTTCTATCTTTGCATGAATGCATTTAATACCTTTTTCTATTATTCCCTTCGCATTTTCACTGGTCCAGATAGACCTCGTACATAACCAATAACGCAAATTATACTGTCAATGCAGGGTACTTTATTAGATGGTACCATAATTGCAGTTAAGCAACTTTCTTCTAAATCAAAGCAAGGGAATCGTGAATTTGTGAATGAAATAGGCATGATTTCTGGATTACAACATCCGAATCTTGTTAGACTGTATGGATGCTGTGTTGAACGAAATCAGTTGTTGTTGGTATATGAATACATGGAAAACAATAGCCTTGAACACGCTTTATTTGGTAAGCTTAATCTTTCATCTTTggcatattattattttgacttGAAAAGAGTAGGAGTCAATTTCCATGAATCATATAGGACCTATAGGTTGAACTAAAAATTTGGATATTATTGATTGAGCTATCTGCATTGCTGGTCCAGAGGAAAGCCGACTGAAATTGGACTGGCctacaaggaaaaaaatatgtCTTGGCATAGCAAGAGGTCTGACTTTCTTGCATGAGGAATCACCCCTGAAAATTGTTCATAGGGACATCAAGACTAGCAATATACTACTGGATGGGGACCTTAATCCTAAGATTTCTGACTTTGGGTTGGCCAAGCTTTACGAAGAGGAGAACAGCCACATTAGCACCCGAGTTGCAGGAACTGTGTGAGCtacctttttttcttccttcattctgaacttagatttttcttgtgttcttttttcaacaaatatgAATCTTAATGGCTCTAATTTCAAGTTGCTTTCCTAAAAGAAAATCAGAATAAGGCAGCAATTGAAGTCTCCATAAACAAGTTCAAGTATACACAGTACTATGGGAAAGTCCTCACTTTAAGTATTAGTAGGAGCTTTATTTATATTAGCCATCTGCATTTGCTACCCAATTGTCCTCCTATTTAGTATTCCTGCTTTACAAATCATTTACATGATAGATATAGAAATAACCTGCAAAGTTAGTTTACCTTAATTTTATATGTATGAAAGCAACATCTCAAACTTCTCATCAAATAGAAACTGCAGAATAAAACAGAAGGATGAGAAATTTCtgttttattcaaaaattaaatttcatatgTTGAATGCTACCTCtaaattttacctttttataCAAGGATTAAGCAATATAGAGAAATTCTAATTTATATTCTGCTTTCCTGTATGGCTAATGGTGCATGACTACATCAATTATCAACTTGCAAAGTGGCAATATCCGTAATAGGTAGAGAAATAGAGTCACCCCCCTTCCCCTCACTCTCTCAACCCACCCAATCAACATTAAGTGTAGATTTTCAAGG contains:
- the LOC126728970 gene encoding probable LRR receptor-like serine/threonine-protein kinase At1g07650 isoform X2 → MIPREWASLKLEYLSISTNNLSGRIDYLANITTLTALTIESNLFSGPVPPGLANLVDLELLVLNANNLTGEFPVALTSLTKLKILRISSNNFTGRMPDSFQSWKQLQKLEIQASGLEGPIPPSISVLSNLTELRISDLHGVGSLFPNLRNMGGLIRLMLRSCNISGQIPEYISGMTQLKILDLSFNRLDGNIPNLEVLTSLDTIYLTKNLLSGPIPDWIKGRDSRYQIDISYNNFSESSAPNTCPDTINLFRSFSRQDNSILTECLKNNPCSKDQYSLNINCGGKATTIGNVKYEADLELGGAAKFVRMMTDDSWGFSSTGDFWDVWSSSHDYIATNESVLKMNDSELYMDARLSPLSLTYYARCLANGNYTMKLHFAEIIFRDNRSFFSVGRRMFDVYIQEELVLKDFDIEKEAQGVDKAVVRNFTAFVEKKILEIRFHWSGKGTTDVPKRGTYGPLISAISIDADFNPPDDKKKKILITVGTVVLVSSLILLILGILRWKGCLGGRTSREQELRGLDLQTGFFTFRQIKAATNNFDAANKLGQGGFGAVYKGTLLDGTIIAVKQLSSKSKQGNREFVNEIGMISGLQHPNLVRLYGCCVERNQLLLVYEYMENNSLEHALFEESRLKLDWPTRKKICLGIARGLTFLHEESPLKIVHRDIKTSNILLDGDLNPKISDFGLAKLYEEENSHISTRVAGTVGYMAPEYALWGYLTYKADVYSFGIVALEIVAGKNNMKYRPNENFVCLLDWALVSQQKGNLMDLVDPDLKSNFSKEEAVKIMKVALLCTNPSPTLRPTMSAVVSMLEGQTAVHELIMDPSIYGDDLRFKALREYFDQIMGQGSDDTQSRIHSSDATWIGSSTTLSSQS
- the LOC126728970 gene encoding probable LRR receptor-like serine/threonine-protein kinase At1g07650 isoform X1; this encodes MAKLAYIPATMFSLIVFVIVFMCTGANEVEAQAPGSLPDNEVEALQEIATQLGKKDWDFKVNPCNDSSWITPASSQRPLYNNSIVCNCSNTGGVCHVVSIFLKGQDLAGILPPSLVKLPNLKEIDLNRNYLSGMIPREWASLKLEYLSISTNNLSGRIDYLANITTLTALTIESNLFSGPVPPGLANLVDLELLVLNANNLTGEFPVALTSLTKLKILRISSNNFTGRMPDSFQSWKQLQKLEIQASGLEGPIPPSISVLSNLTELRISDLHGVGSLFPNLRNMGGLIRLMLRSCNISGQIPEYISGMTQLKILDLSFNRLDGNIPNLEVLTSLDTIYLTKNLLSGPIPDWIKGRDSRYQIDISYNNFSESSAPNTCPDTINLFRSFSRQDNSILTECLKNNPCSKDQYSLNINCGGKATTIGNVKYEADLELGGAAKFVRMMTDDSWGFSSTGDFWDVWSSSHDYIATNESVLKMNDSELYMDARLSPLSLTYYARCLANGNYTMKLHFAEIIFRDNRSFFSVGRRMFDVYIQEELVLKDFDIEKEAQGVDKAVVRNFTAFVEKKILEIRFHWSGKGTTDVPKRGTYGPLISAISIDADFNPPDDKKKKILITVGTVVLVSSLILLILGILRWKGCLGGRTSREQELRGLDLQTGFFTFRQIKAATNNFDAANKLGQGGFGAVYKGTLLDGTIIAVKQLSSKSKQGNREFVNEIGMISGLQHPNLVRLYGCCVERNQLLLVYEYMENNSLEHALFEESRLKLDWPTRKKICLGIARGLTFLHEESPLKIVHRDIKTSNILLDGDLNPKISDFGLAKLYEEENSHISTRVAGTVGYMAPEYALWGYLTYKADVYSFGIVALEIVAGKNNMKYRPNENFVCLLDWALVSQQKGNLMDLVDPDLKSNFSKEEAVKIMKVALLCTNPSPTLRPTMSAVVSMLEGQTAVHELIMDPSIYGDDLRFKALREYFDQIMGQGSDDTQSRIHSSDATWIGSSTTLSSQS